A window of the Nitrosopumilus ureiphilus genome harbors these coding sequences:
- a CDS encoding mechanosensitive ion channel domain-containing protein, whose amino-acid sequence MFENYYSILASFVISVTLFFITRYIINKKMHDLSGAQKLLGIVSLLIVISEIAYLGASLGLFEFALEIITSVGVGMVIFGIALQHQLKNITAGIGVFFSSDINIGDSIMIKDTQGIIIELHLTKIVALTEDGGRIIIPNQKLAEDVVIIYNKKQRGI is encoded by the coding sequence GTGTTTGAAAATTATTATTCCATATTAGCGTCGTTTGTAATTTCAGTTACTCTATTTTTCATCACAAGATACATCATCAATAAAAAGATGCATGATCTGAGTGGCGCCCAAAAATTATTAGGCATAGTATCCCTCTTGATCGTAATATCAGAAATAGCCTACTTGGGAGCGTCCTTAGGACTCTTTGAATTTGCATTAGAAATAATCACATCAGTTGGAGTAGGGATGGTGATATTTGGAATTGCATTACAGCATCAATTAAAGAATATTACCGCTGGAATTGGAGTCTTTTTTAGTTCTGACATTAACATAGGAGATTCAATAATGATTAAGGATACGCAGGGAATCATCATAGAATTACATTTGACGAAAATTGTTGCATTAACTGAGGATGGAGGGAGAATAATCATCCCCAATCAAAAACTTGCAGAAGATGTCGTTATAATTTATAATAAAAAACAGAGGGGAATCTGA
- a CDS encoding serpin family protein gives MLIVFGTVGIQESFAENNSQYNLLEKDTDDPPLKQSNLGIPIFEIQCKVNLVLIQKHDGSPACVTLQTKEKLIERGWADNPVKLNTTIKPIKTIPSDSALAKKITESNNQFTLDFYRQISKEKNENVFFSSPSISTAFSILYEGAKGDTAAEIQDVFGFPTDDNERQVGFMSFINMMNQKNNDENTVQMSNALWLANGFTPLPKYTDTAKTYYDSSIDTVNFATDEGRLEINDWVKSKTQNRIEELLVPGSTTSLTKMVITNTIYFKGAWEYPFDLENTYDGDFAVDSTKTVTAPMMTYEHKMNLNHTSTEQMQMLQMPYKGNSFSMLIILPHDAEDMPSVEDSITLDNLELWKSQFRDFRGTIHIPKFTLDTEYDLKETLPDMGITSVFGPADLSGITGYKGLFVSKAVHKAFVEVNEIGTEAATATAINTDESGGRLFKADHPFIFLIQDNMTNDILFIGKVMDPTK, from the coding sequence TTGTTGATTGTTTTTGGCACTGTTGGCATTCAGGAATCCTTTGCAGAAAACAATTCTCAGTACAATCTGTTAGAGAAGGATACTGATGATCCTCCATTAAAGCAATCCAACTTGGGAATTCCAATATTTGAAATACAATGCAAAGTTAATCTTGTCTTAATCCAAAAACACGACGGTTCTCCTGCCTGTGTTACTTTACAAACAAAAGAAAAACTGATTGAAAGAGGATGGGCCGACAATCCTGTAAAACTAAACACAACAATAAAACCAATCAAAACTATTCCTTCTGACTCTGCACTTGCCAAAAAAATAACAGAGTCAAACAACCAATTCACACTTGATTTTTACAGGCAAATATCAAAAGAGAAAAACGAAAATGTATTTTTCTCATCTCCTAGCATCTCTACTGCATTTTCAATACTGTATGAAGGTGCAAAAGGCGACACTGCAGCAGAGATACAAGATGTATTCGGATTTCCGACAGACGACAATGAAAGGCAAGTTGGATTCATGTCTTTTATCAACATGATGAATCAAAAAAACAATGATGAGAACACAGTACAAATGTCAAATGCATTGTGGCTTGCAAACGGTTTTACACCTTTGCCGAAATATACAGACACTGCAAAGACATACTATGACAGTTCGATTGACACTGTAAACTTTGCAACAGATGAGGGACGACTTGAGATAAATGATTGGGTAAAGTCAAAAACACAAAACAGAATAGAGGAACTTCTTGTACCTGGCTCCACCACATCTTTGACAAAAATGGTAATAACAAATACAATCTACTTCAAGGGGGCATGGGAATATCCATTTGATCTGGAAAATACCTATGATGGTGACTTTGCAGTAGACTCCACAAAAACTGTGACAGCTCCGATGATGACTTATGAGCATAAAATGAACCTTAACCATACATCTACAGAACAGATGCAGATGCTTCAGATGCCATACAAGGGAAACTCTTTTTCAATGCTAATTATTTTGCCACATGATGCAGAAGATATGCCGTCAGTTGAGGATTCAATCACATTGGATAATTTAGAACTCTGGAAGAGTCAATTCAGAGATTTTAGAGGAACCATACATATCCCAAAATTTACGCTTGATACGGAATATGATTTGAAAGAAACACTGCCTGACATGGGGATAACTTCGGTGTTCGGTCCGGCCGATCTTAGTGGCATAACTGGCTACAAGGGGTTGTTTGTATCAAAGGCAGTTCACAAGGCATTTGTAGAAGTAAATGAGATTGGAACAGAGGCTGCAACTGCCACTGCAATTAACACTGATGAGTCAGGAGGGCGACTGTTCAAAGCAGACCATCCTTTCATATTTCTAATCCAGGATAACATGACAAATGATATTCTGTTCATTGGAAAAGTAATGGACCCTACAAAATAA
- a CDS encoding CBS domain-containing protein, whose amino-acid sequence MSITSKTLKELLPLSFTSTPAVSIRKENKMWVATGMLIHYLESFTDSLVVTEDDEIPIGVIGGREIIENIFKNPTSDFFDNTTVEQIFDKNLVILSENTTLGELLTTWKNTRRAFSIIPNHLGGYSAISGRKLLEIGANCVTDLSLSEFPEKNVISFEKDNSIKEIIQLMLGNNTRKLLLKDTNYFISDRLLIQSIAKDFDFFRNVKFLERKFEESFKLEEATKISKDMNLAEISKMMYVMPHPYVIYRDQVITPWDICMILESDRIEFMG is encoded by the coding sequence TTGTCAATTACTAGTAAAACTCTGAAAGAACTACTTCCTTTATCATTTACTTCCACTCCTGCAGTTAGCATAAGAAAAGAAAATAAAATGTGGGTTGCAACAGGTATGCTTATCCATTATTTGGAATCTTTCACAGATTCTCTTGTTGTTACTGAAGATGATGAAATACCAATTGGTGTCATTGGTGGTCGAGAAATAATTGAAAATATTTTTAAAAATCCCACATCTGATTTTTTTGATAATACCACAGTTGAACAAATTTTTGATAAAAATCTAGTAATTTTATCTGAGAATACCACTCTTGGCGAACTTCTCACTACGTGGAAGAATACTAGGCGTGCCTTTTCTATAATTCCAAATCATCTTGGAGGCTATTCCGCAATATCTGGAAGAAAGCTATTGGAAATTGGCGCTAACTGTGTTACTGATTTGTCTCTCTCTGAATTCCCAGAAAAAAATGTTATTTCATTTGAAAAAGACAATTCGATAAAAGAAATCATTCAACTGATGCTAGGAAACAATACACGGAAATTGTTGCTAAAAGATACAAATTATTTTATCAGCGATCGTTTATTGATTCAGAGCATTGCAAAGGATTTTGATTTTTTTAGAAATGTAAAATTTTTGGAAAGGAAATTTGAAGAATCATTCAAACTAGAAGAAGCTACAAAAATTTCCAAAGACATGAATTTGGCAGAAATTTCAAAGATGATGTATGTGATGCCCCACCCTTATGTAATCTATCGAGACCAAGTTATTACTCCATGGGATATTTGCATGATTTTAGAATCTGATAGAATTGAGTTTATGGGCTAA
- a CDS encoding NAD(P)-dependent malic enzyme, translated as MVSKKDAISLHKKLNGKIYIESKISKITNENLQLIYTPGVAEVCTEIFKHPETKYELTGKGNNVAIITDGTRILGLGNIGPDAALPVMEGKAVLYRKYGKIDAYPICLATRDKKKIIDVIMSIEPVFGAINLEDIESPKVLDISKEVAKKLSIPVFHDDRHGTAVVVLAALLNSLKIVDKKISKIKVVIAGAGSAGYCIAKLLYFAGCKNIIVLDSKGAIHKKRKINMDKYKMELSGFTNKNEKGQLSDTIKKADVFIGVSGIKGLLKPEMIKEMNEKSIVFALTNPDPEIDPVVAKKFGAQIVATGSFRYENKVNNAIVFPYLMRAILDLKIQKITMEILHTTALAIADSVPKKKLSEKFIIPSINNKTLQQRISRALEKVQR; from the coding sequence ATGGTATCAAAAAAAGATGCAATTTCATTGCATAAAAAATTAAATGGGAAAATCTACATTGAGAGTAAAATTTCAAAGATAACTAATGAAAATCTTCAGTTAATCTATACCCCAGGGGTTGCAGAAGTATGTACTGAAATTTTCAAACATCCTGAAACAAAGTATGAACTTACAGGTAAGGGAAACAATGTAGCAATCATTACAGACGGTACAAGAATTTTAGGATTAGGTAACATAGGTCCAGATGCAGCATTGCCTGTAATGGAGGGAAAGGCAGTCCTGTATAGAAAATATGGAAAAATAGACGCATATCCAATATGTCTTGCTACCAGAGACAAGAAGAAAATTATTGATGTAATAATGTCAATTGAGCCAGTATTTGGAGCTATAAATCTTGAAGATATTGAATCACCAAAAGTATTGGACATATCCAAAGAAGTTGCTAAAAAACTATCCATACCAGTATTCCACGATGACAGACATGGAACTGCAGTAGTAGTATTAGCTGCACTTTTAAATTCCTTAAAGATTGTAGATAAAAAAATATCTAAGATCAAAGTTGTAATAGCTGGAGCAGGATCTGCAGGGTACTGCATTGCAAAATTACTTTACTTTGCAGGATGTAAAAACATCATAGTGCTTGATTCAAAGGGTGCAATACACAAGAAAAGAAAAATCAACATGGACAAGTATAAGATGGAATTATCTGGATTTACAAACAAAAATGAGAAAGGACAACTCTCAGATACAATAAAAAAAGCAGATGTTTTCATCGGAGTATCAGGAATAAAGGGCCTACTAAAGCCTGAAATGATCAAGGAAATGAATGAAAAATCCATAGTTTTTGCACTCACAAATCCAGACCCAGAAATTGATCCCGTAGTTGCAAAAAAATTTGGCGCACAAATAGTTGCAACTGGAAGTTTCAGATATGAAAACAAAGTAAACAATGCAATAGTTTTTCCCTATTTGATGAGGGCAATACTTGACTTGAAAATACAAAAGATAACCATGGAAATTCTACATACAACTGCATTAGCTATTGCAGATTCCGTACCAAAAAAGAAACTTTCAGAGAAATTCATAATTCCGTCAATAAATAACAAAACACTTCAGCAAAGAATTTCAAGAGCTCTTGAAAAAGTTCAACGTTAG
- a CDS encoding arginine--tRNA ligase, which produces MTFKSIIDEIENSLNKILDELSISDVKFTVEPAKPGFGDVSSNVSFLLAKQLKKSPEEIADMLSGKFQNCVNTLVLKSEAHPSGYLNFFADWEKLSQLILSESYLDEFGDVDIGNNSTIVVEHTSVNPNKALHIGHIRNIIIGDTVSRILEKANYKVNVLNYVDDSGLQVADIIVGFKHLGFAEEPPNGKKFDHYCGDDVYVKTTEKYDTDPSLEEVRKNVLKELEDGNSETAKFADKITRKVLDGQLETCWNLDVFYDCLNFESQIIRSGLWSEIFEKLQELSLIEFEKEGKNAGCWVIRGENKEDDKVIVRSNGTATYIAKDIPYAAWKLRLLDDPFNYEKYEKEQPGSRELWQTTLNKNNPVTQNFAGEKVVTVIDSRQTRLQKIITTLMGKFKSVPDAYVHLGYESVTLSSETAKTLGLDTEGKQAQMSGRKGLYVNADSVYQLLKEKTKEETKKRHSEMNSSEIEKIAHNVSVATLRYEMIKQDLDKIITFDLTKSLSLEGDTAPYIQYTHARASRILEKSNRIPTIDVDFSILQEKSEIALIKNIGLFNLQVRDAANNLSPKVIARYCHDLAVTFNSFYEHSKVLELGDPNLEDSRLCLVNSFKITLEKALNLLGITAPDRM; this is translated from the coding sequence ATGACCTTTAAATCTATAATAGACGAAATTGAAAATAGCCTCAACAAGATACTTGATGAACTTTCCATATCTGATGTAAAATTCACAGTAGAACCTGCAAAACCAGGATTTGGTGATGTGAGCTCAAATGTTTCATTTTTACTAGCAAAGCAACTCAAAAAAAGCCCAGAAGAAATTGCTGATATGTTATCTGGTAAATTTCAAAATTGTGTAAACACGCTAGTTTTGAAATCTGAGGCACATCCCTCTGGTTATTTGAATTTCTTTGCAGACTGGGAAAAATTAAGTCAGTTAATCCTGTCTGAATCTTATCTTGATGAATTTGGCGATGTTGATATTGGAAATAATTCTACGATTGTAGTTGAACATACAAGTGTAAATCCTAACAAAGCTCTTCACATCGGACATATTCGAAATATTATCATCGGTGACACTGTATCTCGAATATTAGAAAAAGCAAACTACAAAGTCAATGTTCTAAACTATGTTGATGATTCTGGTCTTCAGGTAGCCGATATCATAGTTGGCTTCAAACACCTTGGATTTGCTGAGGAACCTCCTAATGGAAAAAAATTTGATCATTATTGCGGAGATGATGTTTATGTTAAAACAACTGAAAAATATGACACAGATCCTAGTCTTGAAGAGGTAAGAAAAAATGTTCTCAAAGAACTTGAAGATGGAAATTCTGAAACTGCAAAATTTGCAGATAAAATCACAAGAAAAGTTTTAGACGGTCAACTTGAAACATGTTGGAATTTAGATGTCTTTTATGATTGTCTTAATTTTGAATCTCAAATTATTCGTTCTGGACTTTGGAGTGAAATATTTGAAAAACTACAAGAACTGTCTCTGATAGAGTTTGAAAAAGAAGGAAAGAATGCTGGTTGCTGGGTAATTCGAGGGGAAAATAAAGAAGATGATAAGGTTATTGTCCGAAGTAATGGCACTGCAACATACATTGCAAAGGATATCCCATATGCTGCATGGAAACTGAGGCTACTTGATGACCCATTTAATTATGAAAAATATGAAAAAGAACAACCTGGTTCTAGAGAACTTTGGCAGACAACTTTGAATAAAAATAACCCTGTTACTCAAAACTTTGCTGGAGAAAAAGTCGTCACTGTAATTGATTCTCGTCAGACAAGATTGCAAAAAATCATTACAACTCTTATGGGAAAATTCAAGTCTGTTCCTGATGCATATGTTCATCTTGGCTATGAATCCGTAACTCTTAGTTCAGAAACTGCAAAGACACTTGGTTTGGATACTGAAGGAAAGCAAGCTCAAATGTCTGGCAGAAAAGGATTGTATGTAAATGCAGATTCTGTTTACCAACTACTAAAAGAGAAAACAAAAGAAGAAACAAAAAAACGACATTCGGAAATGAATTCCTCTGAAATTGAAAAAATTGCTCACAATGTATCTGTTGCCACTTTACGTTATGAAATGATTAAACAAGATTTGGATAAAATCATTACATTTGATTTAACAAAATCTCTTAGTTTGGAAGGTGATACTGCACCATACATTCAGTACACTCATGCAAGGGCATCTCGAATTCTTGAGAAATCAAATCGTATTCCAACAATTGATGTTGATTTTTCTATACTCCAAGAGAAATCTGAGATTGCTCTGATTAAAAATATTGGTCTTTTTAATTTACAAGTTCGTGATGCTGCAAATAATTTGTCTCCTAAAGTAATTGCAAGATATTGTCATGATCTGGCTGTAACATTCAACTCATTTTATGAGCATTCAAAGGTTTTGGAATTGGGTGATCCAAACCTGGAAGATTCCCGCCTCTGTTTGGTTAATTCTTTTAAAATCACCCTTGAAAAAGCATTGAATCTTTTAGGTATAACTGCCCCTGATAGAATGTAA
- a CDS encoding DUF4231 domain-containing protein: MSISQDTDRPVQNYESERLWNRVLRFHRKRVENREKFQGIQITVILTSAVISVISIFGMNSVIIPIITAILGALIIILTGIQQLKKYQENWILFGTTEEALRREYYFYTNNAGDYKNITSDQRKVDLVEKVENILSLQYASFFGAHKEKPTVPAAVPAAVPAAVPAAVPAAVPAAVPAAVPAADPVFSSTPTVLAPKKTEIKPKKRTATSKPKSRNPKKRTDSKKSRK; this comes from the coding sequence ATTTCAATTTCTCAAGACACGGACAGACCTGTTCAAAATTATGAATCAGAGAGATTATGGAATAGAGTACTCAGATTTCATCGAAAAAGAGTTGAGAATAGAGAAAAATTTCAGGGAATTCAAATAACTGTAATCCTCACTAGTGCAGTAATTTCAGTAATTAGCATATTTGGAATGAATTCAGTAATAATTCCCATCATTACAGCAATTCTAGGAGCATTAATCATAATATTGACAGGAATACAACAACTCAAAAAATATCAAGAGAATTGGATTTTGTTTGGAACTACGGAAGAAGCACTTAGGCGAGAATATTATTTTTACACAAATAATGCAGGAGACTACAAAAACATTACAAGTGATCAGAGAAAAGTAGATCTAGTAGAGAAAGTTGAAAATATATTATCATTACAATATGCAAGCTTCTTTGGAGCACACAAAGAAAAACCAACAGTACCAGCAGCAGTACCAGCAGCAGTACCAGCAGCAGTACCAGCAGCAGTACCAGCAGCAGTACCAGCAGCAGTACCAGCAGCAGTACCAGCAGCAGATCCTGTATTTTCTAGCACTCCAACAGTTCTTGCACCAAAAAAAACTGAAATCAAACCAAAAAAGAGAACAGCAACTTCAAAGCCAAAATCAAGAAACCCAAAAAAGAGAACAGATTCTAAAAAATCACGAAAGTAG
- a CDS encoding PAC2 family protein, producing MSSEDSQREKFLIVAFPSAGLVGAFAISYLIAQLQMKDIGELEITKISPSYMIENGKIYGPIRIYNKNNIYAILSGIPLSPLSTYELIIKSIEFAKSNGIKKIIIPRGLEVNEKFIGEPISYGLVANKNSKSLFDEYNLPLVPGATILGADASVISALKNSDAAGIVLYTTCRMMMPDDDAIIKSIKTLSDIIKVKVETEKFEERLEKINKDNQKMIDETRKYFENTSRTSASIPTPGIG from the coding sequence ATGAGTTCAGAAGATTCACAAAGGGAAAAATTCCTAATTGTTGCATTTCCCAGCGCAGGCTTGGTTGGAGCTTTTGCCATATCTTACCTAATCGCTCAATTACAAATGAAGGATATAGGGGAACTTGAAATTACAAAAATTTCTCCATCATATATGATTGAAAATGGCAAAATTTATGGACCTATTCGCATCTACAATAAAAATAACATTTATGCAATTTTATCTGGAATCCCTTTGAGTCCACTCTCCACATATGAATTGATTATCAAATCAATAGAATTTGCAAAAAGCAATGGCATCAAGAAGATAATCATTCCACGCGGTTTGGAAGTAAATGAAAAATTCATAGGCGAACCTATTTCTTATGGACTAGTAGCTAACAAGAATTCAAAATCCCTTTTTGACGAATATAATTTACCATTGGTTCCAGGTGCAACAATACTGGGCGCTGATGCAAGTGTGATTTCTGCATTAAAAAACTCAGATGCGGCAGGTATTGTTTTGTATACTACTTGTAGAATGATGATGCCAGATGATGACGCCATCATAAAATCAATTAAAACACTTTCAGATATTATAAAGGTCAAAGTAGAAACTGAGAAATTCGAGGAGAGACTAGAAAAAATAAACAAAGATAATCAGAAAATGATAGATGAGACTAGAAAATACTTTGAGAATACATCCAGAACATCTGCATCCATACCAACTCCCGGAATAGGTTAA